A window of Deltaproteobacteria bacterium genomic DNA:
CCACCCTTGATTACGACCTCCAGCGCTTCGACCCCAAAGGCCCAGCGGCGCGCAAGGCCGCCCGTTTTCTCGACTCCCAGCTTTCGATGCTGATGGACGCCGCCGAGGCAAAGGGTTACGACGTTGTCGTCTTCGGCGATTACGCCATAGCACCCGTTTCCGGCGCGGTTTATCCCAACCGGGTTCTTTACGATTCCGGGCTTTTCGCAACTCGCTCAGTAAAGGGGATGCTGTATCCCAATTTCCACGAAAGCCGCGCCTTTGCGGTGGTTGACCACCAGATCGCACACGTTTACGTGCAAAACGCCGCCGATCTGGCTGAAACCGCGCGGCTGCTGTCAAATCTTGAAGGCGTGAAAAGCGTGTTTGATAAAAACGCCCAGAAAGAGGCCGGAATCGCCCACGAAAATTCAGGCGATCTCGTTCTTGTGTCAACGTCAGACAAATGGTTCGCCTACCCCTGGTGGACGGACAAAGGCGAGGCCCCGGACTACGCCACCCACGTGGACATCCACCAGAAGCCGGGCTACGACCCCTGCGAGCTTTTCTTCGGCTGGCCCCCTGTTTCGGTGGGCCAGAACCCGGGCCGCATAAGGGGCTCACACGGCATCGCGGGGCCAAATCGCAAGGTGTTCTGGGGCTCCACCATCAGTTTTCCCAAAGACCCGGAAGACCTTCTGGAGCTTGCGGCGATGGTCAGGGAGCATCTGAAACAAATCTGATACCTTACACCCAAGGAGACACCCCATGCAGCCGGACCCCAAGCGCATAATGGACCTTGCCTGCGCGTTTTACGATTCCTGCGTGCTTTTTTCAGCCATTGATACGGGCCTTTTCGCGGCGCTTGCCGAAACCGGCGGCGCGGACGCCAAAACCCTGGCGGAAAAGCTCAAATGCGATCTGCGCGGCATAACTCTATTGAGCGACGCGGCTGTCGCCCTTGGGCTTATTGAAAAGACCGGCGACACCTACAAAAACACCTTGGAAACATCCATCTTCCTGGTTCCCGGAAGCCCCGGAGACCTCTCGCGGGCCATTCGCTACAACCGGGACGTCTACCCGGCCTGGGGAAAGCTGGCCGATCTCGCCCGCACAGGCAGTCCCGTGGAGCGGCCCGAAATCCACTTGGGCGAGGATGCCGAGCGAACCCGCGCCTTTGTTCTGGCCATGCACGGAAGGGCAATGGGCATAGGCAGGGCTCTTGTCCCAAACATGGACTTAAAAGGCTGCAAACAGCTTCTGGACATAGGAGGCGGACCCGGCACCTACTCGGTGCTCCTGGCACAGGCCAACCCGGAGCTTAATTCCACTGTTCTGGACCTTCCGGGCGTGGCCGCCATAGCGGCTGAGCTTATTGCCTTCCAGAACATGGCGGAACGCGTGAAGACCCTTCCGGGCGACTATCACACGATCCCCTTTCCTGCCGGAAACGACGCGGTTGCCATTTTGGGCGTCCTCCACCAGGAGAACCCGGATTCCATAAAGGACATCCTGGCCCGCGCATACGAGAGCCTGAACCCCGGCGGGGTCATCTACATAATGGACATGATGACCGACGCCACTCACACCAGCCCAAAGTTTTCCGCCATGTTCGCCGTAAATATGGCTTTAACCACCCAAAACGGCTGGGTTTTTTCGGACGCAGAGCTTTCCGGCTGGCTTACGGGCGCAGGCTTTACCGGAGTCGAAATCAGGCCCCTGCCGCCCCCGATGCCGCACTGGCTTGCATCAGCAACAAAAGCGTAGCGGCTGTCCAAAAACGCGAATCGCGGTGTCAGAGCAAAGCGGGCGGGGCATCATGTACGAAAAGTACTATTCCTCCCCGCCCGCTTCACTCTTCCTTGCGCTTCATCGTTTTTGATCAGCCTTTTGCCGACCCTAAGAAAAAAAGCGGGAAGCCGACAGGCTGCCTGTAAAACATAACGTGGCTCTATACAATTTTCAGCTTAGTCGCTGGGCATTTATAGAAAAGCCGAAGCGTTTCAAGTATCGTCACCAAGGCGTTGCGCCGGGGTCCAGGAAAATGTTGCAGAAGGAAAAAGAACTGGATTCCGGCCTACGCCGGAATGACGGACTGCGGGGATTTTCTTGTTTCTTCCCACATCGAAAAGCTTAAAATAGTATAGAGGCACATTTTTTATGACAGACGCAACTTCCCACAATCACGAAGAATCTTTCCTGGACGACGACGGGCGGTGGCGGGTGAACCTGCCCGTTTTCGAGGGGCCGCTGGACCTTCTGTACCACCTCATCAAAAAAAACGAGGTGGACATCTACGACATCCCCATTGCGGAAATCGCAGATCAGTACCTTGCTGCGGTTGAGCTTATGAAAGAGCTCAACATGGACGTGGCGGGCGAGTTTCTTGTGATGGCCGCAACCCTAATGCAGATAAAAAGCAAGATGCTCCTGCCCCGGCACGAGGAAATCGAGGGGCTTGAGGAAGACCCGCGCCTCATGATCGTACGGCCCCTTGAGGAGTACATAAAAATCAAGGAGGCGGCCAAGAAAATCGCAGAAAGGCCCCTTCTGGACGACATGGTTTTCGCCCGCGCTCCAGACCCGGACGAAACCACCGTGGCCCGTGGCGATGAAATCATCGCAGCCGGGCTTTTCGAGCTGATGGACGCCTTCGCTAAACTCCTTTCCCGCTCCAGCGAGGAAAATGTCGTCACCCTCACCGCCGAAACGGTCTCGGTGCGGGAGCGCATGGTGGAGCTTATGGACCTTCTGGCCCTTCACCAGACGCTAAGTTTCGACGAGCTTTTTACCGGCCTTCCCACCCGCACCGATCTTGTGGTCACCTTTCTTGCGATTCTGGAAATGGCAAAAATTTCAGCAGTACGCATAGTCCAGCATGTTCAGACGGGCCTGATCCGCCTCTTTCCCCAAGGCGCGTGACCATTGCGCCTGCGTAAAAACGCGAACTGCTGTGTTGCACTTCTAAGGCAATTCCATCACGTACAAAAAGTACGCGTACTCATTGCCTTTTCGTGCGCCTTGCATTTCATCATTTTTACACAGGCTTGGCATAGAGCCTATTTTTATCGAACAGATATTTCTTTGTGTTTTTCCCTTCCATTCCCCCCGGTCCTGATAGGAATTTTTCTTGACACTGGTTCAGCGAACGAATTAGATGTTTGGATTACGATTCCCTTGGGGAATCTTGAACGAAAAAAACGATAAGAGGAAAAAGTCATGGCAAACAGGGTTCACAACTTCAATGCCGGGCCTGCGGCGCTGCCGCTGCCGGTTCTTGAGGAGATGCAGGCCGAGTTTCTGGACTGGCAGTCAACGGGAATGTCGGTCCTGGAAGTAAGCCACCGCTCAAAGCCTTTCGAGGCCGTGGTCAACGAGGCCGCAGCCGGCGTCAAGCGCCTTCTGGGTCTTGGCGACGATTACACGGTTCTTTTCCTTCAGGGCGGGGCAAGCATGCAGTTTGCCATGATTCCAATGAATCTTCTGCCCGAAGGCGCAAGCGCGGATTACGTCAACACCGGCACATGGTCCACCAAGGCCATCAAGGAAGCCCAGTTGATGGGTAAATCCGTCAAGGTCGTGGCCAGCTCCGAAGACCGCAATTTCTGCTACATCCCCAAAAACATCGCCTTCAACGCTGATGCGGCATACGTCCACATCACCAGCAACAACACCATAAAAGGCACCCAGTGGGCGGATTTCCCGGACACCAAGGGCGTTCCCATAGTGGCGGACATGAGCTCGGACATTTTAAGCCGCCCCTTCGACACCAAGCCCTTTGGCATGATCTACGCCGGAGCCCAGAAGAACCTTGGGCCCGCAGGCGTGACCCTGGTCATCATCCGCAAGGACCTTTTGGAAAGGACTCCCAAGACCCTTCCCAACATGCTCCGTTACACCACCTATGCGGACAACAACTCCCTTTACAACACGCCCCCCTGCTTTTCCATCTACGCGGTGGGCAAGGTCATAAAGTGGCTTGAAAAGGACGTGGGCGGCCTTGCCGCCATCGCCGCCGCCAACAGAATGAAGGGCGATCTCCTTTACGGCTACATGGATTCCACCGATTTCTACAAGGCCACCGCAGACAAGGACAGCCGCAGCCTCATGAACGTGACCTTCAGGCTTCCCTCCGAGGACCTGGAGAAGCGCTTTGTGGACGAGGCCACCAAGGCCGGGCTGGTGGGCTTGAAGGGCCACCGCAGCGTCGGCGGATGCCGGGCTTCCATCTACAACGCCACCGGGCTTGCGGCCATAAATGACTTGGTCGCGTTCATGAAGGACTTTGCCGCGAAAGCCTGACGCGGTTTTTTTCAGGGTTTTGCCGTAAAAGGCAATACCGCGCTTGACATGGCGGGTCGCTAAGGCTATAGGAGGCTCGTGTCGGGGCGTAGCGCAGACTGGTAGCGCACTTGAATGGGGTTCAAGGGGTCGTTGGTTCAAATCCAATCGCCCCGACCAAATTTAGCCTTTTTAAACGGCGGGTTGGCCATAATGGTCGCCCGCCGTTTTTTGTTGCGGAAGGCCGCCCGGTTTGTGGAAGCCTGGAAGGGTTTCGCATTTGCCGATGTTTCGCGTAAAAACCGTTCAGGCTGCGATTGACTTTCGGGCCGCCCGGCCTCAGTATTGGCCGTTGGCCGACCTTTCTCGATTTTTTGACTTTAACCTCATGTTTCGGCAATATCGTTAGCAGCCCGTTGAAAAAGGCTGTATGCGCAGCCTGGATAAAAACGATGAAGTGCAAGGAGTGCGAAAAACCAATGAGTAAGCGTACTTAATGTACGTGACGAAATTGGCTTTGAAGCGCGACAAAGCAATTCGCGTTTTTAAACAGGCTGATAGGGAAAAGAACCTGATGGAACAAAAGAAATCAGCGCGCGCCCTGGGCCTGTGTTCGGGGGGCCTTGACAGCATATTGTCGGCCCTGGTCCTCAGGGATCAGGGCATAGACGTCACCTGGATCAGCTTCACCACGGCGTTTTTTTCGGCGGAAAAGGCCAGGAAGGCCTCGGACATGACCGGGGTTCCCCTGATGGTGCGGGACATTTCGGACGTGTACCTCACCATGCTGCGAAACCCGCGCCTGGGCTACGGACGGAACATGAACCCCTGCCCGGACTGCCACGCCCTCATGTTCCGCCTTGCCGGAAACATAATGACGGAGGAGGGTTTCGACTTTCTCTTTTCGGGCGAGGTCCTGGGCCAGCGCCCCATGAGCCAGACCCGCCCGGCCCTTAACTACGTGGCGAAAAACTCCGGCTGGGACGGGCTGATTCTGCGGCCTCTTTCGGGAAAACTGCTTGAGGCCACCAAGCCCGAAATCGCGGGCCTTGTTGACCGGGAAAGGTTGCTCGCTTTCAACGGGCGAAGCCGCAAGCCCCAGATGGCCCTTGCCGCGCAGTACGGAATCCGCGATTACCCGGTTCCGGCGGGCGGCTGCCTTTTGACCGACGAGAGTTTTTCGCACAGATTGAAAGACCTTTTCGCATACGAGGCGGACGCCCCCTTCAAGAACCGGGACCTTCACCTTTTGAAATACGGGCGGCACTTCCGCATAGACGCCAAAACCAAGGCCATCGTGGGACGGACCCAGGCGGAAAACGAGATCGTCGAAAGCTGGTTCGAGCCCGCCACGGACGCCCTGATCGGCATTTCCGAGGTTCCCGGACCAAGGGTCCTTGTGCCGTATGGCGGCACGCCGGAAGGGATAAGGCAGGCGGTGGATATTTGCGCGGCCTACG
This region includes:
- a CDS encoding alkaline phosphatase family protein; the protein is MTKNFLPKKLLVVQAAALSHPPGVFGFLRSGLMETVFPAVTCTASASFRTGLAPSEHGIVGNGHFFKALSRPMFWEQSARLINGPRIWEDFRKNGGKVGMFFWQQSLGEALDMVLSPAPIHKHHGGMIEACAAKPADLYDRVTKAVGRPFRLRHYWGPLASAKAGDWIAEAVSWIMAQKDLAPDLCLCYLPTLDYDLQRFDPKGPAARKAARFLDSQLSMLMDAAEAKGYDVVVFGDYAIAPVSGAVYPNRVLYDSGLFATRSVKGMLYPNFHESRAFAVVDHQIAHVYVQNAADLAETARLLSNLEGVKSVFDKNAQKEAGIAHENSGDLVLVSTSDKWFAYPWWTDKGEAPDYATHVDIHQKPGYDPCELFFGWPPVSVGQNPGRIRGSHGIAGPNRKVFWGSTISFPKDPEDLLELAAMVREHLKQI
- a CDS encoding methyltransferase domain-containing protein — protein: MQPDPKRIMDLACAFYDSCVLFSAIDTGLFAALAETGGADAKTLAEKLKCDLRGITLLSDAAVALGLIEKTGDTYKNTLETSIFLVPGSPGDLSRAIRYNRDVYPAWGKLADLARTGSPVERPEIHLGEDAERTRAFVLAMHGRAMGIGRALVPNMDLKGCKQLLDIGGGPGTYSVLLAQANPELNSTVLDLPGVAAIAAELIAFQNMAERVKTLPGDYHTIPFPAGNDAVAILGVLHQENPDSIKDILARAYESLNPGGVIYIMDMMTDATHTSPKFSAMFAVNMALTTQNGWVFSDAELSGWLTGAGFTGVEIRPLPPPMPHWLASATKA
- a CDS encoding segregation/condensation protein A; the encoded protein is MDDDGRWRVNLPVFEGPLDLLYHLIKKNEVDIYDIPIAEIADQYLAAVELMKELNMDVAGEFLVMAATLMQIKSKMLLPRHEEIEGLEEDPRLMIVRPLEEYIKIKEAAKKIAERPLLDDMVFARAPDPDETTVARGDEIIAAGLFELMDAFAKLLSRSSEENVVTLTAETVSVRERMVELMDLLALHQTLSFDELFTGLPTRTDLVVTFLAILEMAKISAVRIVQHVQTGLIRLFPQGA
- the serC gene encoding 3-phosphoserine/phosphohydroxythreonine transaminase; the encoded protein is MANRVHNFNAGPAALPLPVLEEMQAEFLDWQSTGMSVLEVSHRSKPFEAVVNEAAAGVKRLLGLGDDYTVLFLQGGASMQFAMIPMNLLPEGASADYVNTGTWSTKAIKEAQLMGKSVKVVASSEDRNFCYIPKNIAFNADAAYVHITSNNTIKGTQWADFPDTKGVPIVADMSSDILSRPFDTKPFGMIYAGAQKNLGPAGVTLVIIRKDLLERTPKTLPNMLRYTTYADNNSLYNTPPCFSIYAVGKVIKWLEKDVGGLAAIAAANRMKGDLLYGYMDSTDFYKATADKDSRSLMNVTFRLPSEDLEKRFVDEATKAGLVGLKGHRSVGGCRASIYNATGLAAINDLVAFMKDFAAKA
- a CDS encoding tRNA 4-thiouridine(8) synthase ThiI codes for the protein MEQKKSARALGLCSGGLDSILSALVLRDQGIDVTWISFTTAFFSAEKARKASDMTGVPLMVRDISDVYLTMLRNPRLGYGRNMNPCPDCHALMFRLAGNIMTEEGFDFLFSGEVLGQRPMSQTRPALNYVAKNSGWDGLILRPLSGKLLEATKPEIAGLVDRERLLAFNGRSRKPQMALAAQYGIRDYPVPAGGCLLTDESFSHRLKDLFAYEADAPFKNRDLHLLKYGRHFRIDAKTKAIVGRTQAENEIVESWFEPATDALIGISEVPGPRVLVPYGGTPEGIRQAVDICAAYAKKVSQPVVKAWIKGPGDARQAIDAAQGDKRDFEEVRL